One region of Natronorubrum aibiense genomic DNA includes:
- a CDS encoding acyl-CoA dehydrogenase family protein has product MELLEDSIVPEHARDIKAEAREFAREHIEPNAQEHFQAGTYPEEILEAGQKANLVAQDIPEEWGGRGLDLPQLLALTEEFYRADAGIALTLQLASFGCEITYKYGTDEQCEEYIRPVAEGTQRSGLAVSEPETGSDLAGMQTTAEKDGDEYVLNGEKYWIGNGVEADWVTVYARTGEDEDNRYGNHSMFIVPTDTDGYEAEHIPEKMAMRASKQAHIEFDDCRIPESNLIGHEGAGFMMLAEFFNHGRIIVSGHSLGLAAAAIEETWAFVHDREEFGRTINEFQAVQHGLSDMLIEFERARALTWRACEKVETGEHAGYWAALSKTNATEAATAVSEQGMQFHGGRSVLDERRIARVFRDARIPVIYEGANEIQRNLIYGQAP; this is encoded by the coding sequence ATGGAACTACTCGAGGACAGCATCGTCCCGGAACACGCACGCGACATCAAAGCCGAGGCGCGTGAGTTCGCGCGCGAACACATCGAACCGAACGCGCAGGAACACTTTCAGGCCGGAACGTACCCCGAAGAGATCCTCGAAGCAGGCCAAAAAGCAAATCTCGTCGCACAGGACATCCCCGAGGAGTGGGGTGGCCGCGGGCTCGACCTCCCGCAGTTGCTCGCGCTGACGGAGGAGTTCTACCGGGCCGATGCCGGGATCGCACTGACTCTGCAACTGGCGAGTTTCGGCTGTGAGATCACTTATAAGTACGGCACCGACGAGCAATGCGAGGAGTACATCCGACCGGTCGCGGAAGGCACACAGCGCTCGGGGCTCGCCGTATCGGAACCGGAGACGGGAAGTGACCTCGCCGGAATGCAGACCACGGCCGAGAAAGACGGCGACGAGTACGTCTTAAACGGCGAGAAGTACTGGATCGGTAACGGTGTCGAAGCCGATTGGGTGACGGTCTACGCCCGGACGGGTGAGGACGAGGACAACCGGTACGGCAACCACTCGATGTTCATCGTCCCCACCGACACCGACGGCTACGAGGCCGAACACATCCCCGAGAAGATGGCGATGCGCGCCTCGAAGCAAGCCCACATCGAGTTCGACGACTGCCGGATTCCCGAATCGAACCTGATCGGCCACGAGGGAGCCGGCTTCATGATGCTCGCGGAGTTTTTCAACCACGGTCGAATCATCGTCTCCGGCCACAGCCTGGGTCTCGCCGCGGCCGCCATCGAAGAGACCTGGGCCTTCGTCCACGACCGCGAGGAGTTCGGCCGAACGATCAACGAGTTTCAGGCAGTTCAACACGGCCTTTCGGATATGCTCATCGAGTTCGAGCGCGCTCGAGCGCTCACCTGGCGGGCCTGCGAAAAGGTCGAAACCGGTGAGCACGCTGGCTACTGGGCGGCGCTATCGAAGACGAACGCGACGGAGGCGGCGACGGCCGTTTCCGAACAGGGGATGCAGTTTCACGGCGGTCGCTCCGTTCTCGACGAGCGTCGGATCGCCCGCGTGTTCCGCGACGCCCGAATTCCCGTCATCTACGAGGGGGCAAACGAGATTCAGCGCAACCTGATCTACGGGCAAGCGCCGTAA
- a CDS encoding HalX domain-containing protein, giving the protein MSETLEVLVVDDEARLADLFAAWLETEWVVDTAYDGDEALEKMLDSVEVVLLDRRMPGLSGDEVLSQIRDHGYDSRVVMVTAVDPDFDIIEMGFDDYLVKPVSKDELVTIVDDVASRSEYESDIRKYYALVSKKALLESEKVERELANNDEYRELCARVTELRDRVDGTISEMKSHDEFVGAFEDLQSEN; this is encoded by the coding sequence ATGAGTGAGACACTCGAGGTACTCGTCGTAGATGACGAGGCTCGCCTCGCAGATCTGTTTGCCGCATGGCTCGAGACCGAATGGGTCGTCGACACAGCCTACGACGGTGACGAGGCGCTCGAAAAGATGCTCGACTCCGTTGAGGTCGTCTTGCTGGATCGGCGAATGCCAGGCCTGTCCGGCGACGAGGTCCTTTCGCAGATCAGAGACCACGGCTACGACTCGCGGGTCGTGATGGTAACCGCAGTCGACCCGGACTTCGATATCATCGAGATGGGCTTCGACGATTACCTCGTCAAACCGGTTTCGAAGGACGAACTCGTCACGATCGTCGACGACGTGGCCAGCCGATCGGAGTATGAATCGGACATTCGGAAGTACTACGCGCTCGTCTCGAAAAAAGCCCTGCTGGAATCCGAGAAGGTCGAACGCGAACTCGCGAACAACGACGAGTATCGAGAACTCTGTGCGCGTGTCACGGAACTCCGGGATCGTGTCGACGGGACGATCTCAGAAATGAAATCTCACGATGAGTTCGTTGGAGCGTTCGAAGACCTCCAATCAGAGAACTGA